A genome region from Geobacter pickeringii includes the following:
- a CDS encoding ATP-binding protein yields MAVQDHFRIVSSAIRIANITDRPHHERLKALAHLVAEAFHCVSVTFFVSDGESRQLSRQISTQLPDGPFPCSIPFGKGIAGRCAANSKQLRRGVSALHPGEPFVGNERQIAAYPLTDGNRLVGVASLGSVRDERLSGDEEELLQIVLLEAAGVVRCMKQLEETNRRIQELSFLNQISNAMLSTVRLNRLIRLILSSLTSGPTPLFDRAMLFLANERSRVLQGMMGMTCEDGAASPLDEESPSGTEFPESEFDSLVKATRLPLDETRNLVSRAVAERTVILTERPSREQPVDRTFLRRFGSAPCAIAPLIAQERVIGAIFVDNQPSGRPIPADEVNLLQLFTNQAGMAIENSILFNRLEDTNRNLHEAQERLLQGEKLADIGKMAAIITHELKTPLVSVGGFAGRLKKRVATGSEEWQYADLIQREVLHLEKLLADILFFSKKTTICYSRCTINQIVEDALGVVTMPLEEKRIQVEKRLTSRLSSFLGDCQQLRHVFINLLSNANEVMDPGGTLTIESFPTTLNGNRAVAVKVSDTGCGIPVDVIHTIFDPFFTTKETGTGLGLAISHRIITNHGGRIDVANRPEGGAEFTVVLPVKP; encoded by the coding sequence ATGGCTGTTCAAGATCATTTCAGGATAGTGAGCAGTGCAATTCGGATTGCCAACATCACCGACCGCCCCCACCACGAGCGGCTGAAGGCCCTCGCCCACCTCGTCGCCGAGGCGTTCCACTGCGTTTCCGTCACCTTTTTCGTCTCGGACGGAGAGTCACGCCAGCTCTCCCGCCAGATCTCGACCCAGCTCCCCGATGGCCCCTTTCCCTGCAGCATCCCGTTCGGAAAAGGAATAGCCGGCAGATGCGCCGCCAACTCGAAGCAGCTGCGGCGGGGAGTATCGGCGCTCCACCCCGGCGAACCGTTCGTCGGCAATGAACGCCAGATTGCCGCCTACCCCCTCACCGACGGCAACCGCCTGGTGGGCGTCGCCTCCCTCGGCTCCGTGCGTGACGAACGCCTCTCCGGCGACGAGGAGGAGCTCCTTCAAATAGTTCTCCTGGAGGCGGCGGGTGTCGTCCGCTGCATGAAGCAGCTCGAAGAGACCAACCGGCGGATCCAAGAACTCTCGTTCCTCAACCAGATCAGCAACGCCATGCTCTCCACCGTCAGGCTCAACCGGCTCATCCGCCTGATCCTCTCCTCCCTCACCTCCGGCCCCACCCCCCTCTTCGACCGGGCCATGCTCTTTCTGGCCAACGAACGATCACGGGTGCTCCAGGGGATGATGGGAATGACCTGCGAAGACGGCGCGGCGAGCCCCCTTGACGAGGAATCGCCGTCCGGCACCGAGTTCCCCGAGTCCGAATTCGACTCCCTGGTGAAGGCCACGCGCCTCCCCCTCGACGAAACGCGGAACCTCGTCTCCCGGGCCGTTGCTGAACGGACCGTCATCCTGACGGAACGTCCCTCCCGGGAACAGCCGGTGGACCGCACGTTTCTGCGGCGGTTCGGTTCGGCGCCCTGCGCCATTGCTCCCCTCATCGCCCAGGAGCGGGTCATCGGTGCGATCTTCGTCGATAACCAGCCGAGCGGCCGACCCATCCCCGCCGACGAGGTCAACCTCCTCCAGCTGTTCACCAATCAGGCGGGGATGGCCATCGAAAACTCGATCCTCTTCAACCGCCTCGAAGACACGAACCGCAACCTCCACGAGGCCCAGGAACGCCTCCTCCAGGGGGAAAAACTTGCCGACATCGGCAAGATGGCCGCCATTATCACCCACGAGCTCAAGACACCCCTCGTTTCCGTCGGCGGCTTTGCCGGCCGCCTCAAGAAGCGCGTTGCCACCGGCTCCGAGGAATGGCAATACGCCGACCTCATCCAGCGGGAAGTTCTCCACCTGGAGAAACTGCTGGCCGACATCCTCTTTTTCTCCAAGAAAACCACCATCTGCTATTCCCGCTGCACCATCAACCAGATCGTCGAAGACGCCCTCGGCGTGGTGACGATGCCTCTGGAGGAAAAGCGAATCCAGGTCGAAAAACGGCTGACCTCGCGGCTTTCGTCATTCCTGGGCGACTGCCAGCAACTGCGCCACGTCTTCATCAACCTTCTCAGCAACGCCAACGAGGTCATGGACCCCGGCGGCACCCTGACCATCGAGAGCTTCCCGACGACCCTCAACGGCAACCGTGCCGTGGCGGTCAAGGTCTCCGACACCGGCTGCGGCATCCCCGTCGACGTCATCCACACCATCTTCGACCCCTTCTTCACGACCAAAGAGACCGGCACCGGACTTGGTCTGGCCATCTCCCACCGGATCATCACCAATCACGGGGGTCGCATCGACGTGGCGAACCGCCCGGAGGGAGGAGCCGAATTCACCGTCGTGCTGCCCGTCAAACCATAA
- a CDS encoding PAS domain S-box protein, giving the protein MKIIKNSYYLSVLIIIVAIALATGHFVMRIDGEAERQAAIEQEQGIQTFWRLIRERGGVFRIEDDTMTLGGTPLKGNYELPDTVSAIFGGTATIFQGSTRISTSVRRPDGSRAIGTTLKGPAYEALFKNGKPYRGVADILGVPYFTAYDPIRDPSGRVIGALYVGVKKGEFLEHYHHMRREVIVTAATISTAFALLAGGLLRLRRRTLRELEFKETAIATSVTAMAFSDLTGRLTYVNRAFLEMWGVMEEEVLGRHAVEFWEYPEDAAAVMAQVRETGHWTGELVGRRNDGSTMFIRLTASLVPGGNGSDSALMATFVDMTATRRAEEALRASEERYRAVFETTGTATVIIEEDTTLSLVNEEFVRLSGYRREEIEGKKSWTEFVADHCLQRMMAYHQARRTDGGTAPATYEFEFVDRSGILHNILASVKMIPGTTHSVMSYQDVTAQKRAQRLQEGEKRILELIAGEAPLAEVLERICLTIEGQTDGGICSILLVDPDGMHLRHGAAPSLPDDYNRTIDGTRIGPAIGSCGTAAHERRQVIVADIATDPFWAKYRKLPLVHGLRACWSTPVMASTGELLGTFALYYRSVRQPGNAELHQIERATNLASIAIERSRGRETVEANLRSLKALQRQQQAILDNIPDLVWLKDTESRFIAVNEAFARACGSTPAALRGKTDLEIWPRDLAELYRQDDRRVMAQRQRRRIEEALDDGAERRWIETIKTPVIGENGEVVGTTGIARDIEGRKRAEEALRESEERFREIFGQNEDAIVLLRRENFDVLDANPAAERLFGFSRGELARLGPWSFIAPEEYNSFVRAVPPPGEAAVFHMDRLGNIRKSGEAIIVSIWGKTIRLRSEEVIYCSIRNITDRLRLEEEARNTQARLIHANKMTSLGVLVSGIAHEINNPNTFIQGNAGILEKIWLDVMPILARHREEGGCITLGGLPFEDIERIVPRLLLGLKEGSRRISAIVGNLKDFAREDKSAGRSAIDVNKIIRDAALILSHHIHRQTDAFQLRLDDTIPPAAGKAQQVEQVVINLIMNGLQSLSGRGAGLTVSSRLDRDAAAVVITVRDEGEGMSKEVLARLTEPFFTTKLERGGTGLGLSICASIIQEHNGSLQFESSPGAGTTATVTLPAAPAEGIR; this is encoded by the coding sequence ATGAAAATTATTAAAAATTCGTATTATCTCTCCGTACTCATCATCATCGTTGCAATCGCCCTGGCGACGGGCCATTTCGTCATGCGGATCGACGGCGAAGCAGAGCGCCAGGCGGCGATTGAACAGGAACAGGGGATCCAGACCTTCTGGCGGCTGATACGGGAGAGGGGGGGAGTCTTTCGAATCGAGGACGACACCATGACGCTCGGCGGCACGCCGCTGAAGGGAAACTACGAACTTCCCGACACGGTCAGTGCCATCTTCGGCGGCACAGCGACCATCTTCCAGGGAAGCACGCGGATCTCGACGAGCGTGCGGCGTCCGGATGGAAGCCGTGCCATCGGGACCACCCTGAAAGGACCGGCCTACGAGGCGCTTTTCAAAAACGGGAAACCGTACCGCGGCGTGGCCGACATCCTTGGCGTCCCCTACTTCACGGCGTACGACCCGATCCGCGATCCCTCCGGCAGGGTGATCGGCGCCCTCTACGTGGGGGTGAAAAAGGGGGAATTCCTCGAACACTACCATCACATGCGCCGCGAGGTGATCGTAACTGCCGCCACCATCTCCACCGCCTTTGCCCTCCTCGCCGGCGGGCTCCTCCGCCTCCGGCGCCGCACCCTCCGGGAACTGGAGTTCAAGGAGACCGCCATCGCCACCTCGGTTACCGCCATGGCGTTTTCCGACCTCACGGGGCGGCTCACCTACGTAAACCGGGCATTTCTCGAAATGTGGGGGGTGATGGAGGAGGAGGTCCTTGGCAGACATGCCGTGGAGTTCTGGGAATATCCGGAAGATGCGGCGGCGGTCATGGCTCAGGTGCGGGAGACCGGCCACTGGACCGGGGAGCTGGTCGGCAGGAGGAACGACGGCAGTACCATGTTCATCCGGCTGACGGCGAGCCTCGTCCCGGGGGGAAACGGCTCCGACAGCGCGCTCATGGCGACGTTCGTGGACATGACCGCCACCCGCCGGGCGGAAGAGGCCCTGCGCGCCTCGGAGGAGCGGTACCGGGCCGTGTTCGAGACCACCGGCACCGCCACCGTCATCATCGAGGAAGACACGACCCTCTCGCTGGTGAACGAGGAGTTCGTCCGTCTCTCAGGGTACCGCCGCGAAGAGATCGAAGGGAAAAAGAGCTGGACCGAGTTCGTCGCCGACCACTGCCTCCAGCGGATGATGGCGTACCACCAGGCCCGCCGCACCGACGGGGGAACGGCGCCGGCCACCTACGAATTCGAGTTCGTCGACCGCTCCGGCATCCTTCACAACATCCTCGCCAGCGTCAAAATGATCCCCGGCACCACCCACAGCGTCATGTCGTACCAGGATGTCACGGCCCAGAAGCGGGCGCAGCGCCTCCAGGAAGGCGAAAAGCGGATCTTGGAGCTCATCGCCGGCGAAGCCCCCCTGGCCGAGGTGCTGGAGCGGATCTGCCTCACCATCGAGGGGCAGACCGACGGCGGAATCTGCTCCATCCTCCTGGTGGACCCCGACGGCATGCACCTGCGGCACGGCGCGGCGCCGAGCCTTCCCGACGACTACAACCGGACCATCGACGGCACGAGGATCGGCCCCGCCATCGGCTCCTGCGGCACGGCGGCCCATGAGCGCCGGCAGGTGATCGTGGCGGACATCGCCACCGACCCCTTCTGGGCCAAGTACCGCAAGCTCCCCCTCGTCCACGGGCTCCGGGCGTGCTGGTCAACGCCGGTCATGGCCAGCACGGGCGAGCTTCTCGGCACCTTCGCCCTCTACTACCGCAGCGTCCGCCAGCCGGGCAACGCCGAACTGCACCAGATCGAACGGGCAACCAACCTGGCAAGCATCGCCATCGAACGGAGCCGGGGACGGGAAACGGTGGAGGCCAACCTCCGCTCCCTCAAGGCCCTGCAGCGGCAGCAGCAGGCGATCCTCGACAACATCCCCGACCTCGTCTGGCTCAAGGATACCGAGAGCCGCTTCATCGCCGTCAACGAGGCCTTCGCCCGCGCCTGCGGTTCGACCCCCGCGGCGCTCAGGGGAAAGACCGACCTGGAGATCTGGCCCCGGGATCTGGCGGAGCTCTACCGCCAGGATGACCGGCGGGTAATGGCGCAGCGGCAGCGCCGCAGGATCGAGGAGGCCCTTGACGACGGAGCGGAACGGCGCTGGATCGAGACCATCAAGACGCCGGTCATCGGCGAGAACGGGGAGGTGGTCGGCACCACCGGCATCGCCCGGGACATCGAAGGGCGCAAGCGGGCCGAAGAAGCGCTCAGGGAGAGCGAAGAGCGCTTCCGCGAGATCTTCGGGCAGAACGAGGACGCCATCGTCCTGCTCCGGCGCGAGAACTTCGACGTGCTCGACGCCAACCCGGCGGCGGAGCGGCTCTTCGGCTTCAGCCGCGGCGAACTGGCCCGGCTGGGCCCCTGGTCGTTCATCGCGCCGGAAGAGTACAACTCCTTCGTCCGGGCGGTCCCCCCGCCGGGGGAGGCAGCCGTCTTCCACATGGACCGGCTCGGCAACATCCGCAAGAGCGGCGAAGCAATCATCGTCTCCATCTGGGGGAAGACCATCCGCCTCCGGAGCGAAGAGGTCATCTACTGCTCCATCCGCAACATCACCGACCGGCTCCGGCTGGAGGAAGAGGCGCGCAACACCCAGGCGCGGCTCATCCACGCCAACAAGATGACGTCGCTCGGGGTCCTCGTCTCCGGCATCGCCCACGAGATCAACAACCCCAACACCTTCATCCAGGGAAACGCCGGCATCCTCGAAAAGATCTGGCTCGACGTCATGCCGATCCTGGCACGGCACCGCGAGGAGGGGGGATGCATCACCCTCGGCGGGCTCCCCTTCGAGGATATCGAGCGGATCGTCCCCCGGCTCCTTCTCGGTCTCAAGGAGGGGTCGCGCCGGATCAGCGCCATCGTCGGCAACCTCAAGGATTTCGCCCGGGAGGACAAGAGCGCCGGCCGCAGCGCCATCGACGTCAACAAGATCATCCGCGACGCGGCGCTGATCCTGAGCCACCACATCCACCGCCAGACCGACGCCTTCCAGCTCCGCCTCGACGACACCATCCCCCCCGCCGCGGGGAAGGCGCAGCAGGTGGAGCAGGTGGTGATCAACCTGATCATGAACGGACTCCAGTCCCTCTCCGGCAGGGGGGCGGGGCTCACCGTCTCCAGCCGGCTGGACCGCGACGCGGCCGCCGTCGTCATCACCGTCCGGGACGAAGGGGAGGGGATGTCGAAGGAGGTCCTGGCGCGCCTCACGGAGCCGTTCTTCACCACCAAGCTCGAGCGGGGCGGCACCGGGCTCGGCCTCTCCATCTGCGCATCCATCATCCAGGAGCATAACGGCTCGCTGCAGTTCGAATCGTCCCCCGGCGCCGGGACCACCGCCACGGTGACCCTGCCGGCGGCACCGGCGGAGGGTATCCGATGA